Proteins encoded in a region of the Streptococcus sanguinis genome:
- a CDS encoding acyl carrier protein, with translation MSEKEIYAKIVEIIQEHDSRKLHITPELSLKEELGVDSVDLMEFIINLEEAFDIEIPDEDMDNFKTISDVVAYIHEKLKKQH, from the coding sequence ATGAGCGAAAAAGAAATTTATGCAAAAATTGTCGAAATCATTCAAGAACATGACAGCAGGAAGCTGCATATCACTCCAGAACTGAGCTTGAAAGAGGAGCTGGGAGTGGACTCTGTTGATTTGATGGAATTTATCATCAATCTGGAAGAAGCTTTTGATATTGAGATTCCTGATGAGGATATGGATAACTTCAAAACAATTTCCGATGTGGTGGCTTATATCCATGAGAAACTGAAGAAGCAACATTAA
- the purC gene encoding phosphoribosylaminoimidazolesuccinocarboxamide synthase has protein sequence MSNKLLYSGKAKDIFSTDDEQVILARYKDQATAFNGVKKEQIAGKGVLNNQISSFIFEKLNAAGVATHFIEKVSDTDQLNKKVEIIPLEVVLRNYTAGSFSKRFGVEEGIALETPIVEFYYKNDDLDDPFINDEHVKFLKIASDEEIAFLKEETRRINELLSDWFRQIGLKLIDFKLEFGFDKDGKIILADEFSPDNCRLWDAEGHHMDKDVFRRGLGELTDVYQVVWEKLQAIK, from the coding sequence ATGTCTAATAAGTTGTTATATTCGGGAAAAGCCAAGGATATTTTCTCTACAGATGATGAGCAAGTCATTCTGGCACGCTACAAGGACCAGGCAACGGCCTTTAATGGAGTCAAGAAGGAGCAGATTGCTGGTAAAGGAGTGCTCAACAACCAGATTTCATCTTTCATTTTTGAGAAACTCAATGCAGCTGGTGTGGCGACGCATTTTATTGAGAAGGTTTCGGATACGGACCAGCTAAATAAAAAAGTGGAGATTATTCCTTTGGAAGTGGTGCTGCGCAACTACACAGCGGGTTCTTTTTCCAAACGTTTTGGAGTAGAAGAGGGCATCGCGCTTGAAACTCCGATTGTGGAATTTTACTACAAAAATGACGATTTGGACGATCCTTTTATCAATGACGAACATGTGAAATTCTTGAAGATTGCAAGCGACGAAGAAATTGCCTTTTTGAAAGAAGAGACTCGTCGGATCAATGAGCTCTTGTCAGACTGGTTCCGCCAAATCGGATTGAAATTGATTGATTTCAAGTTAGAGTTCGGCTTTGATAAAGATGGCAAGATTATTCTGGCGGACGAATTTTCACCAGATAACTGCCGTCTCTGGGATGCGGAAGGCCATCACATGGACAAGGATGTTTTCCGTCGTGGCCTTGGTGAACTGACAGATGTCTATCAGGTTGTTTGGGAAAAATTGCAGGCGATTAAGTAA
- the plsX gene encoding phosphate acyltransferase PlsX: protein MKKIAVDAMGGDNAPQALVEGANRAVQEFSDIEILLYGDEAKIKPYLTAGERVRIIHTEEKIDSDDEPTKAIRQKKEASMVLAAKAVKAGEADAMLSAGNTGALLAAGFFIVGRIKNIDRPGLLSTMPTVGGQGFDMLDLGANAENTAHHLHQYATLGSFYAENVRGIKKPRVGLLNNGTESSKGDPLRKEAYEFLAGDSTLNFIGNVEARDLMDDVADVVVADGFTGNAVLKSIEGTAISIMGQLKKSILGGGFKAKLGAWLLKDSLRGLKNSLDYSSAGGAVLFGLKAPVVKTHGSSDAKAVYSTIRQIRTMLETDVVGKSVIEFSDAKE from the coding sequence ATGAAAAAAATAGCTGTTGATGCTATGGGAGGGGACAATGCCCCTCAGGCTCTGGTCGAAGGAGCCAATCGAGCGGTACAGGAGTTTTCGGATATTGAAATTCTTCTCTATGGCGACGAGGCCAAAATCAAGCCTTATCTGACTGCTGGTGAGCGGGTCCGCATCATCCACACGGAGGAAAAGATTGACTCGGATGACGAGCCGACCAAGGCCATTCGTCAAAAGAAAGAGGCTAGTATGGTGCTGGCAGCCAAGGCTGTCAAGGCAGGGGAAGCAGATGCCATGTTGTCTGCTGGAAATACTGGAGCGCTTTTGGCGGCAGGTTTCTTTATCGTAGGGCGTATCAAGAATATTGACCGACCGGGGCTCTTATCTACTATGCCAACGGTTGGCGGTCAGGGATTTGATATGCTGGATCTGGGAGCCAATGCTGAAAACACAGCCCATCATTTACACCAGTATGCGACTTTGGGTTCTTTCTATGCTGAAAATGTCCGAGGAATCAAGAAGCCGCGGGTGGGTCTTTTGAATAACGGAACGGAAAGTAGCAAGGGTGACCCTCTGCGCAAGGAAGCCTATGAGTTTTTAGCTGGGGATTCGACACTTAACTTTATCGGCAATGTAGAAGCGCGTGATTTGATGGATGATGTGGCAGATGTTGTCGTTGCAGATGGTTTTACTGGCAATGCCGTTCTGAAATCAATCGAAGGAACTGCTATCAGTATTATGGGTCAGCTGAAGAAGTCTATTTTAGGCGGTGGTTTCAAGGCTAAATTGGGAGCTTGGCTGCTCAAGGACAGCCTGCGAGGGCTCAAGAATAGTCTGGACTATTCTAGTGCAGGCGGTGCAGTTCTATTCGGTTTGAAAGCGCCTGTTGTCAAAACGCATGGCTCTAGCGATGCTAAGGCTGTTTATAGCACGATTCGTCAGATTCGCACCATGCTGGAAACAGATGTTGTTGGTAAATCGGTCATTGAATTTTCAGATGCAAAGGAGTAA